One segment of Syngnathus typhle isolate RoL2023-S1 ecotype Sweden linkage group LG9, RoL_Styp_1.0, whole genome shotgun sequence DNA contains the following:
- the LOC133159330 gene encoding interleukin-1 receptor type 2 isoform X2 has protein sequence MSPILALMMLAVELAHGRRFALPSLPMKDGCLTVAPELELFHLEREAVSVSFPIFLRALHVRHITPPDAAFRIAKGNLTHDGDEGRVRRLGLDLWLLPAQPSDSGEYTCTFRNATYCIRGSVTLRVYAKSAVDVDNLSFEYDAMLGENVTLNCPIRKHYSHTHVQWFKGAVTLQSHRWHSSGRDARKLWIPEVQRSDGGLYTCRLSVLVERSEFPLTRTIRLLITEPQFATPSMPPLIISPSNGSVHQASHGSGLEVKCTVLTSCQSSPWTGVWWYADGVQVDASRLHGRSLQTGRRETRVGPGCQVEVGLVIMSMTEEEEGAELTCVTQNQDGRREVTVTLHLEDSSTTWLVVACVSIFCFLAVLSIFLYALLIKPKLKKNTKKNADYFLARQDSVC, from the exons ATGTCACCCATCTTGGCGTTGATGATGCTAGCCGTAGAGTTAGCTCACGGACGAAGATTTGCGCTTCCGTCGTTGCCTATGAAGG ATGGCTGCTTGACGGTGGCACCCGAGTTGGAGCTCTTTCATTTGGAGAGAGAGGCGGTAAGCGTGTCTTTTCCCATCTTCCTGAGGGCCCTCCATGTTCGCCACATCACACCGCCGGACGCCGCCTTCCGCATTGCCAAGGGCAACCTCACCCACGACGGCGACGAAGGCCGAGTCCGACGCCTCGGCTTGGATTTGTGGCTCCTTCCAGCTCAGCCGTCTGACTCGGGCGAGTACACATGCACCTTCAG GAACGCCACGTACTGCATCCGCGGCAGCGTGACCTTGCGGGTGTACGCCAAGTCGGCAGTGGACGTGGACAACCTGTCGTTCGAGTACGACGCCATGCTGGGAGAAAACGTCACGCTCAATTGTCCCATTAGGAAACACTACTCCCACACACATGTCCAATGGTTCAAG GGTGCTGTCACCCTCCAGTCCCACAGGTGGCACTCCTCCGGGAGAGATGCGAGAAAACTGTGGATCCCAGAGGTGCAGCGTTCCGACGGCGGGTTGTACACGTGCCGACTGAGCGTGCTGGTGGAGCGCAGCGAGTTCCCACTCACTCGCACCATCCGACTCCTcatcacag AACCCCAGTTCGCCACACCATCAATGCCGCCACTGATCATCTCGCCATCTAACGGGAGCGTCCACCAGGCCTCACACG GTTCGGGTCTGGAGGTTAAGTGCACGGTGCTGACGTCATGCCAGTCCAGTCCCTGGACAGGTGTGTGGTGGTATGCGGACGGCGTCCAGGTAGACGCGTCACGCCTCCACGGACGATCTCTGCAGACCGGGAGAAG GGAAACCCGGGTGGGTCCGGGTTGCCAGGTGGAAGTGGGGCTGGTCATCATGTCAATgacagaagaagaggaaggggCGGAGCTAACGTGCGTCACTCAAAATCAGGATGGGAGACGGGAAGTGACGGTCACGCTCCACCTAGAGG ACTCGAGCACGACGTGGCTCGTGGTGGCCTGTGTGTCCATTTTCTGTTTCCTGGCGGTGCTCTCCATCTTCCTCTACGCTTTGCTCATCAAGCCCAAACTCAAGAAGAACACCAAGAAGAACGCCGATTACTTTCTAGCGCGCCAGGACAGTGTCTGCTAG
- the zmp:0000000936 gene encoding interleukin-1 receptor type 1, protein MCVYVWTLLLLLMVPSVYGTHAVSDECKDYDVQFERVFSVPGDVAMINCTLASPDVFNLSTASYKVEWYHVETGRALRNVSRRVLIRGETLWLLNVTMEHDGHYQCVLRTSASACFKQSTGLVVEHRLQGECGRPRKAHQVLTVGVTDTLSCPVRDVLKTLQSYGVTASVTWYRGCDLIEDGFDGHVYRDRARLKIKDVDSRNNRLYTCTLDFNLGGVAASMSETIEAWVQEDYCFEPQVLQPANDLVTAAVGSRLTRKCQVFVPCIGTVPDDPIVDVLWLDDIDFFSSNNSERIFASQPRVWRASIPRKGVWMESVLTISSLEEADFLVNYTCRAYSARGFRQAHFAALPQETDFTVAVGCVLGGLAALAVMAVVVYSRFKIDIVLFLRSSFPVFYTNKENDGKQFDAYVMAYYPLNCQVDVSHRVLTFALDILPQVLEKACGYKLFIAGRDCLPGQAMVDSVHENMLASRRLLLLYGASPFPCTHRHHPHRHDNKHTNYNPNNNNNLGEELCLDPRCQHECTVAMHQALMEGTLKVVLVELEEVSTAQLALFPESLRHLRRKQGAVCWWKDHRQHQQSKLKCWTTSTGKSSTGPGWDHKEAHSPGLLSPSSRFWKEIRYHMPVRAKTVAPPERTTLLKV, encoded by the exons ATGTGCGTCTATGTGTGGACCCTCCTGCTGCTGTTGATGGTGCCAAGTGTCTACGGGACTCACGCCGTTTCGG atGAATGCAAGGACTATGACGTTCAGTTTGAGCGCGTGTTCTCAGTGCCAGGAGACGTGGCCATGATCAACTGCACGCTGGCCTCTCCCGACGTCTTCAACTTGTCGACGGCGTCCTACAAGGTCGAGTGGTACCACGTGGAGACGGGACGAGCGCTTCGCAACGTCAGCCGTCGCGTCCTCATCCGAGGGGAGACCCTGTGGTTGCTCAATGTCACCATGGAGCATGACGGACATTACCAGTGCGTGCTCAG GACGAGCGCGTCGGCCTGCTTCAAGCAGTCCACCGGGTTGGTGGTGGAGCATCGGCTTCAAGGCGAGTGCGGTCGTCCACGCAAAGCCCATCAGGTCCTCACCGTAGGCGTGACCGACACGCTCTCCTGTCCAGTCAGAGACGTCCTCAAAACGCTTCAAAGCTACGGCGTCACCGCCTCCGTCACGTGGTACCGA GGCTGCGACTTGATTGAGGACGGCTTCGACGGACACGTTTACCGCGACCGAGCACGGCTGAAAATTAAAGACGTGGACAGCCGCAACAACCGGCTGTACACGTGCACACTGGATTTTAACCTGGGCGGCGTCGCGGCTTCCATGTCGGAGACCATCGAGGCTTGGGTGCAAG AGGATTACTGCTTCGAGCCTCAAGTGCTGCAGCCAGCCAACGATCTTGTCACAGCGGCCGTAG GGTCTCGTTTGACACGAAAATGTCAAGTATTTGTGCCGTGCATTGGCACCGTTCCTGACGACCCTATAGTGGACGTTTTATGGTTGGATGACATCGACTTCTTTTCCAGCAACAACTCGGAAAGGATCTTCGCTTCACAACCACG CGTGTGGCGTGCGAGCATTCCCCGCAAAGGTGTGTGGATGGAGAGCGTGCTGACCATTTCCTCCCTGGAGGAGGCCGACTTCCTGGTCAACTACACGTGTCGAGCGTACAGCGCGCGAGGTTTCCGTCAGGCCCACTTTGCCGCGCTGCCTCAAG AAACGGACTTCACGGTTGCTGTCGGCTGTGTGCTTGGCGGCTTGGCGGCACTCGCGGTGATGGCCGTGGTGGTGTACAGCCGATTCAAGATTGACATTGTGCTGTTTTTGCGCAGCTCCTTCCCAGTCTTCTATACAAACAAAG AAAACGACGGTAAGCAGTTTGACGCTTACGTGATGGCCTACTACCCGCTCAACTGCCAGGTGGACGTTAGCCACAGAGTGCTAACGTTTGCGCTTGACATTCTGCCGCAAGTGTTGGAAAAAGCTTGCGGCTACAAACTTTTCATAGCTGGACGGGACTGCCTGCCAGGACAAG CCATGGTGGACTCTGTGCACGAGAACATGCTGGCCAGCCGCAGACTCCTCCTGCTCTACGGCGCCTCGCCCTTCCCCTGCACGCATCGCCACCACCCCCACCGGCAcgacaacaaacacacaaactacaaccctaacaacaacaacaacctgggCGAGGAGCTCTGTTTGGACCCGCGATGTCAACACGAGTGTACGGTGGCCATGCATCAAGCACTCATGGAGGGAACCCTCAAG gTGGTGCTGGTGGAGCTGGAGGAGGTCAGCACAGCCCAGCTAGCTCTCTTCCCGGAGTCGCTGCGTCACCTGCGGAGGAAACAAGGCGCTGTGTGCTGGTGGAAGGACCACCGCCAGCACCAGCAGTCGAAACTGAAGTGCTGGACCACTTCCACTGGGAAGTCCTCCACCGGTCCTGGATGGGACCACAAGGAAGCACACTCGCCTGGTTTGCTCTCGCCGTCATCCAGGTTCTGGAAGGAGATCCGCTATCACATGCCCGTGAGGGCCAAGACAGTAGCGCCCCCTGAAAGGACGACCCTCTTGAAGGTGTAG